The following proteins come from a genomic window of Pseudomonadota bacterium:
- a CDS encoding CmpA/NrtA family ABC transporter substrate-binding protein: protein MLAAATATPLSAAAGKLEKEDLKFGFIKLTDMAPLAIAYEKGFFEDEGLYVTLEPQANWKVLLDRVIDGELDGAHMLAGQPLGATIGFGTKAHIITAFSMDLNGNGITVSNDIWEQMKAHVPHENGKPVHPIKADYLKPVVEKYIKEGKPFNMGMVFPVSTHNYELRYWLAAGGIHPGFYAPEKGDITGQIQAQALLSVTPPPQMPATLEAGTIYGYCVGEPWNQQAVFKGIGVPVITDYEIWKDNPEKVFGVSSEWAQQNPNTHKAVLKALIRAAMWLDSGGLANRKEAAKIMSRPEYVGADYEVIANSMTGTFEYEKGDKRSVPDFNVFFRYNATYPYYSDAVWYLTQMRRWGQIAEYKPDAWYMETAKQVYRPDLYAEAAKELIAEGKAKAEDFPDFATETGFRPPQTEFIDGITYDGTKPNAYLAQFPIGLKGKDKVN, encoded by the coding sequence ATGCTCGCCGCGGCGACGGCCACCCCGCTGTCCGCCGCTGCCGGCAAGCTGGAGAAGGAGGACCTGAAATTCGGCTTCATCAAGCTGACCGACATGGCACCGCTGGCCATCGCCTACGAGAAGGGATTCTTCGAGGACGAGGGGCTGTACGTCACGCTGGAACCGCAGGCCAACTGGAAGGTGCTGCTGGACCGGGTCATCGACGGCGAGCTCGACGGCGCGCACATGCTGGCCGGCCAGCCGCTCGGCGCCACCATCGGCTTCGGCACCAAGGCACACATCATCACCGCGTTCAGCATGGACCTGAACGGCAACGGCATCACCGTCTCCAATGACATCTGGGAACAGATGAAGGCGCATGTCCCGCACGAGAACGGCAAGCCGGTACACCCGATCAAGGCCGACTACCTGAAACCGGTGGTGGAGAAGTACATCAAGGAGGGCAAGCCCTTCAACATGGGCATGGTCTTCCCGGTTTCCACGCACAACTACGAGCTGCGCTACTGGCTCGCGGCGGGCGGCATCCACCCCGGCTTCTACGCACCCGAGAAGGGCGACATCACCGGCCAGATCCAGGCCCAGGCACTGCTGTCGGTCACGCCGCCGCCGCAGATGCCGGCGACGCTGGAAGCCGGCACCATCTACGGCTACTGCGTGGGCGAGCCGTGGAACCAGCAGGCCGTGTTCAAGGGCATCGGCGTGCCGGTGATCACGGACTACGAAATCTGGAAGGACAATCCCGAGAAGGTGTTCGGCGTCTCCAGCGAATGGGCGCAGCAGAACCCGAACACCCACAAGGCGGTGCTCAAGGCGCTGATCCGCGCCGCCATGTGGCTCGACTCGGGCGGCCTGGCCAACCGCAAGGAAGCGGCGAAGATCATGTCCCGTCCGGAGTATGTCGGTGCGGACTACGAGGTGATCGCCAACAGCATGACCGGCACCTTCGAGTACGAGAAGGGCGACAAGCGCTCGGTACCGGATTTCAACGTGTTCTTCCGCTACAACGCGACCTATCCCTATTACTCCGATGCGGTGTGGTACCTGACCCAGATGCGGCGCTGGGGCCAGATCGCCGAGTACAAGCCGGATGCCTGGTACATGGAAACCGCGAAGCAGGTCTACCGCCCCGACCTGTACGCCGAGGCGGCCAAGGAGCTGATCGCCGAGGGCAAGGCGAAAGCCGAGGATTTCCCCGATTTCGCCACGGAAACCGGCTTCCGCCCGCCGCAGACCGAGTTCATCGACGGCATCACCTACGACGGCACCAAGCCGAACGCGTATCTCGCGCAATTCCCGATCGGCCTGAAGGGCAAGGACAAGGTGAACTGA